From the genome of Tenrec ecaudatus isolate mTenEca1 chromosome 1, mTenEca1.hap1, whole genome shotgun sequence:
TTGTACGGAGCTATAGTTTGCCACCACATTCTGCGATGCTCTGGGTGGCCCTCTGTGCTGAGCTTCCTTCTGAGACTCACACGGCTTATTGGTCTCAGAGGCAGAAGGTGAACTCAAGTCATAACCAAGCTGCTTGTAGGAAAGTGATACTAGGATTCTCCTtatctccccttctccaccctcaGATTAAGTTCTGTCCAAGGGGAGGAGGAAGACCTTGAAGTCCATGTTGAAATGAGTCTGCAGGATGAAATCCAACGGCTGACTAATATCAAGACGTCTGCCAAAATCAAGTGAGTAAGAACACAGTGCCTGATGTCATCTCAGAGAGGTAAACTAGAGTTTCCATGGCTTTTTCCGGTGTTTGTGGCTGACTCTGGAATTTATGACCATGGTACACTCCGTACCTGCTGCCCTCACCGTAGACCCACAAGCTTATCCTCTCAGATTATTGTACTGCTCTGTGAGCTGTTCTTTTTTCCTGCTGCTAATGTGCCTGCCCATGTTGAAAAGAATCAAAGTCACTTAATCTGAAATGCACAATGACAGATATGAAGGCTTCAAGAAGTTTCTCAAAAAGTGGGATTAAAAGGTAATGGGATTTTTCTAggtactttttgaagctccttcctaTATGTCAGAACCAAGTCCTTAGCCCATGTTTCTTTGACTTAAAAGCCAGTACTCAGCTATCGTGCATCAATCCCGATTACACTTTTCTTTGTGAGATCCCTTTGAGCTGCTCCAACTTCATGTGGCTGCAGGGCCTTGCCCAGTGGTCCACCCCTAGAAGTTGAGAGCCGAGGTGACGCCCGAACACGTGCTGTCTGTGCTCCCGTGCAGGTCCTTTGACTTGATTCATTCACCGCAAGGAGACCTAAAGGCCGTCTTCCTGCTGCAGAACAACCTGGTGGAGTTGTATTCCCTGAATCCATCTGCGCAGACGCCTCAGCCCGTGAGGACCAGCAGAATCACCATCGGGGGTCACCGCAGTGATGTGCGGACTCTGTCCTTCAGCTCCGACAACATTGCGGTCCTTTCAGCGGCAGCTGATTCTGTTAAGATATGGAACAGGTTCGTGACATGCTGGTTCCTGTAACTTcatccaggagccttggtggatgGGTTTGCGTTGGGCTGCTTGCCCAAAGGAgagagaggttttctactctacagatttacagtctaagccacgcacaggggcagtccttTGCGGCTGCCGGTGGCtgtgcgttggaatcaactcaatgacaatgagtttagcTTTTCTTGTACAGCTTCCCTTCCAGTCCCAGTTTTCTTCCCTTGGAGTCTGATGGCTGATTACTAGTCTTCTAAGGCCCTTAGTCCCATTCCTTCAAAATAGATGTTCGGTGCATTTTGGCCATAACCTTGTGGAGCTTAGTGTAAAAAATGTTGCCTTTTCAAAAACCATAAACTTGTTCCATGTCTGGAACTTGTAACTGTACTTGGCTAGAGGGAAGCACATAATCCTACTGCCTACTTTGAAAATTCAGGTAGCCTCTTACTGCTGTTCAGAAACATGACCATAGTTCTCATGCATTCTTTTACTTTTTCAAATCACTGCTTTGCACATTCTGCTCTCTCCTCAAACCTACAATACCCCCACACACATAACACACAAAGATAAAGAAAACCAGACCTTTTGGACCagctcagttccgactcacagacaCATCATCGCGCTGATGAGACTTTTCCTGTAGGGTTCCCAAGACTTCCGCATCttcctctctcagagtggctggtgagtcacTGTTCTTCAGTTAACAACTCAGCACTTAACCCAGTGGACCCCTAGGGCCCCTTGTGGATGTCCAATCAGGCTTCTCACACACGGGCTCTTGATTTCTCCAACATTGCCCCACCTGATGTTCCTGCAGACTCCCCATCTCAGTAGGCTGCAATTGTAGCTTTTCAGTTTACCAGCCCATAATACCCTTGTGGCCATCtctgtcttgtcttttcccacatCTGTCAGCCTCTTGTCTTCCTGCTTCCCCATGTATAGTCTTTGCTCCACACAGCCCTCAGTGTGGTCTTTCTATTATGGTCCTGTATGGCTTACCTCCCTGTCTGACTTCTGCCAGAGCCCTGTAGCCTTCTTGCTATTCCCGCGAGCACAGCAAGCATGTGGCTGCCCTATAGCTAGTGTGCGcactggtgttttgtttttcttttgcttaGAACAATCCCCCATTTACTTGCAGGGTTTCTTCCTgcctttttaccaagtgacagcGCTGCCATCTTCTACTGCCATACTGCAGCGCTGTGTTTCTTCCTAAGACTCATTAACTGATCCACCACATGTTCATAAATCTATTTTCTCAGTGGTTTTCCTCCCCCACTCCTTACAAAGAAGGTGAAGCTTCTAAGTGTAGCATCCGATTGACTGAAAACATTCCCAGCCCTAGAAGAGTGCCTGGCCTGGAGTGGGCAGTCACTGTTTGTTGAATGAAGTCACTTCTTAATAGGTAATTGTTGAACGGATGCAAAGAGAGTGAACTTGGCTTCTACGGAGATGCTAAATCGACCTGTAATCCCATGGGCTTGCTTCTTGGCAATGGGAGGTTGGGCCCTACTGAGCTGAGCAAATGCTATTCTCTGCCCTTCCTTTGTATTTGTCCTGTTTCTTGGGGTCAGGAGGCGCCTGGGATGAAAACAAAGATAAGTGGTATGTTTTCTCCCTTGGCTATAACTGGGTCGGAGCCAAGGGTTACTAAGACGTTTGCCTTCCCATGTCAATCACCTCTGAAGTTGGTAAACTTGTTCTCTTAGCACATGAGCTCTCTCTTCATCTCTCTCGTAGGTCGACGCTGCAGTGTATTCGCACAATGGCCTGTGATTATGCGCTTTGCTCATTTTTTGTACCTGGTGATAGGCAGGTGATCATTGGAACAAAGGTAAACTGAAACCTGTAGTTTTTTGTTTTAACAAACCTTAAATTGTATGGAGGgttaagagaaagaacatttgaacaGTCATGGTCCTGAGATAACGAACGACCACTAACATTCTGAGGATCGTTGTTTCCGGCCTCATTAGGAGCCCATCTCTGGTTGTGTCTTGTCAGGTTAATGATAACGGGTGTTGAGTACCTTGCACCATCACACTTGGCACGTGGAAGCAGCCGGTAAAAGCAAACAGGCCAAGTCCTCGTGGCACAGGACCCACGCATGTCACAGTAGAACCGGGCACCCTGTAGTTTccatggctgacttttcagaaggagAACCCCAGGTTGGAAGACAGCCATGGGGAAGTAGCTTAGAAACTGGAGTAGGCAGACCTGGATTTGGGTGCAGACTTCCCCCTGTACGAAGTGGTTCATTTGTAGTAGGTCACTAGCCTCTTCTCGGTGTGTCCTCAGCTACAGAATAGGAAGGCAGGGCTTGCCTTCTGACAGTCGCCGTGACACTGGCCGGGGTCTgaatcccagctctgccactcACTCTCTGGGCGACCTTTGGGCAAGTTCTTTCACCTCGTCGGCTTGGATTTCCCACGTAACAAGATACACCACCACACCTCCCTGGGCTGGAGTGTGCAAAAACACTTAGCACCTGTGGGACTGGAACACAGGCGGCCTTCAGGAAACACCCAACCACCCAAGCTGGGCGGCGATGTGGGAGACTCGCTGGCTGGCACAGGAGTTAGGCGCACTTGACTCCTAAAAGAAAGGTGGTGTCCTAGAGGCTGACATTCTCTCCTGAGCGTTCAGTGctttgaaaaccccgtggagcagttctcAGCACACATGGGTCGCCATCCGTCGGAATTGACTGACAGCTAGTAACGGAAGCAAATATGGCAGTACTGAGAACGAAGTGAGTCACTGATTGATGGaatgttttggaaagttctttgcaAATGTTTGGCATGATTAGCCTCTTAAACCAACGGTGAGGTGCTTGATTTTTATTAGAAAAGCCTGTGAGTCTCAATCGCCCTTTCCACCCAGCAAAGCATATCGAATGGACTGCAGAGGTCATTGGCTTATTGCCTCAGTGTGGTAATGGTAACATTTCCATTCAGTACTTCGCTCACTTTTTTGGTCTTTTAGCAAATGGCTGCCCAGTATGGACTGTGTGGGAAACGCTTTGTTAATGGCTTCACAGACTACATGACTAAGACACCTCCCCTAGCTTAGTTCCCGGGCCGAGCCAATGGTACGCATCACCCctccagaatgctccgtagaagcgAGCTCAGCAAGCTTTCCTCTCGATTACTCTGGACGTGTTATGAGGAAGGATCAAGCTGAAGGAGGACttcctgcttggaaaagtagGGAGCGTCCGTGGGAAAGGAAGACCCTTCGGGAGATGGATTGCCCCCGGGGCTGCCGCAGTGGACTTAACAGAGCAGTGGCGGTGAGCGTGGCGCGAGGCCAGGCAGCCACGTTCTGCTCTAGGACACACAAGTTGCAGCGAGCCAGAGCGGACTCGACAGCACCCAGCCTAACGTCTGCCTTCCTCTCCGTAGCAGCGGGTGGAGGCTGCTGACAGAAGCCCCATCCTACATGTGCAGAGAGGTGACTTCCCTAATAGTCACAGTGGTTGGGAAGAGGCCGCCCTGGGATTCCAGTTTGGGAGCTTTGACTCCACCCACGCATTGTGCAGGAGCTCACCCGCCATCAGAACTCGCCTATGTGTGTGGCCCATGCcgacaccatcaccatcaccgacAGAGCTTGAATGGGCTGCACAAACATTTCTTTTTTCAGCTCATTGACTTCCTTGGATGCATCACTATTTTTGATTATCAGCGTATGGGGTGGTAACCAAAACTAACTGGAGTCAAGTTGACTGTGCCATTAGGTAGAGCACGGCCCATTTAGAaagacctggtggcactgtgtgtCCGGCAGTGGGCTGCTGGCAGCAAGGCGAGTGTGGGGGAagcgatgaggccgtctgctgctgtaaagattttgCAGTCTtgcaaccctgtgaaaggtctCTGGGTCGGAagcgacttgatggtagtggttttagttttgatttttcccatttaaaacaaaaaccccagtgtctgtgaagttgattctgacgcgtGGCAattctgtgtgtgtcagagtagagtggCTGAGGTGTCAGAAGTAGCTTGCCAGtcttttcttcagagacacttctgggtgCACTCAGACTCACCAACCTTGCACTTTAAAAGCCAGCTATTTAACTATGTCCTTCCAAGGGACTCTTGCCCTACTTAAAGGTTTGACTAAACTTTAAAACGTTCTGTATGTGTCAtttgttgttgtgtgttttttaatttgCCTTGGCCATGATTGTTCCCTTTCAGTTTCCTCTGTAGACTCCATGGCtatatttgtgtatatttttacAGTGTGGCAGCCCTGCCAAAGTTAACACCCCAGGAAGGGAGTTCATGACATTGATAAAGGGAATACAGAACATACAACTTGGGGTACATTCCTAAGCAGTTGACCATGCAGTGTCTTTCAAGTTGTGTAGGCATAAATTTAAGAGATTATAGGTGTGCTTGCTTCGTGTTTTGTTAGACGGGGAAGCTGCAGCTTTTTGACTTGGCTTCTGGAAATCTCCTGGAGACCCTTGACGCACATGATGGAGCTGTGTGGTCCATGTCCCTCTCTCCAGATCAGGTAACCATCACGCCTATACTACATTTCCTAATTCTTATGTTAGGCCGGGTTAACTAGAGGAGGATCCAGAGCCACTCAtagatgtataagaaggagctttatatcaagaagtaattgtatatcaggaaaacatcccagcccagtccaacccaagtctgtaagtctgatacagcctctcttcagactcaacaAGTCACATGCGATGATGCTGAAGGCAGGAGTGTCaccggccggtgggtgcaaagtcttgtggaccagTGGCCGTGGACGCATGTTTAGTGCTCCAGCAGGTATTAGTCAcgtctcatcaacaggaaggagaaggcagagggtgggggccgttcccaggaccctccttatgagaaggtcacacccacaaggaggcactatcagtgtgtgacccgattgacaggctagactccacccctacacttttatatcttcaagttgacacgaaattaagTAACTATCATATCACTGTTCTGCTGCTGCTTAAGAAAATTTTCTCTAAAGGGTTCTTTTAAGacaacaaaaccaagaaacaactgCTTTTTGTGTAATCACAAGCCTTTTTTAGGTTTCAGAGATGTTAACATCTGATATACTTGATAATGTATGATAACTCCattgagaaaataatttttactcAACTGTTCTTGGTTGTTAGCCACATATCATGGTTTACCCATTTGGTTGGTTTTTTGCTTTGTGATGCTTGGTTAGGAGAGGGATTCTCAGCAACACATAGCAGAACATATTAATTAAATATACAAGACTGTTATTTTTCGCCGATAGGTGAACCCTTCCAAAGTAGTGAAAGCATGGGTGCCCCCTTCAGAGCTGTCCTCTTGCTTTCCATTTGTGACTTGGCTGAAGTAGGTCACATTGGCTATTGACTCGAATGATGCTGCTGTCGCTCAGAGCATCTTGAGGCTGTTGTTCTGCGTTTAAAGAGATTGGGGGTCTTTTGTTTGAAAATTTTCAATGGTGGCAAATTCATTGAGCGCAGACATAATTTGAAGGGCGGGAATAGACCTGGCTTTTAGAGTGGGTAGTGAATGCTCTTTTGGATCAAAACAACTGAGTTTAATATAATGATCATGTCTTGCGTTTGTACAGTGTTCACTTTTTCCAACATCCAtgccattcatttatttttttaacaatggcTTTACACACTCGTGGTTCTCCTCTGTTATCAGTTTACAAAGTGACTGAATAGAGATCTGAAACCCATTTGTTTAACTCAGAGAACTGGAGACTTCCTTTCTGAGGGGATTGAAAAGCAGTTCCAAACTTCTACTAGAACAACACTGCATGAACTAGTTTATACCTTCAGAGGTTTAACACTTTGCAGCAAATGCCTTTGACAGTTGTCCTTTTTTGTGGCGCAAAAAGCCtactgtgttcattaagaatgtAACTTTTGAAGCTGAACAAAGTTATAATTGGACTTTTCCTTAGTTTTCCTTGGTCTCCATTAACCTGCCCTGGACAATTTCATGTAAGGTCGTGGTAACAGCCCCAAGTTCCAATGAAGGGGACTAGAGAACAGCCATAATCGTTACTTATACCCCAAGCCATCAACActtttttaagaaaaattttgTTGTGTCTTCTTAGTTTCTTGTGCTACCTAAAATCATGTTTAACTGAGATATCATTTGCTTTCCAGCGTGGCTTTGTGACAGGTAGTGCAGATAAATCTGTCAAGTTCTGGGATTTTGAGTTGGTGAAAGATAAAAATAGTACCCAAAAGAGGTAAGTGAACATTTTTTGTGTTCGTTTCTTGGAGCAAAAGTGGGAACCCATCAAATGGCTTTCTAACCCTTGACCCATGGGACCTTTTATAATACACTGAACCCAGAAGAGCTGTTGTTTTCATGTGTGTGTAACTGTGCAGCAAAGCTTATACCACCTCAGTTACTCCCTCGTACATGATTGGgttacattgattacattctgcATTTCCTGCCGTCATTCCCATGTCCTTTACCACGCGATTCCACCATGACTAACAAACTCCCTGGCCTCTGAACTTCTGCTGTCAGTTTGATCCTAAATAGGTCCATCTTGAATCCTGTTTTGATAATTCCAAAGAACGCAATGCTCAGGGCAGACAGCCCTGACTAAGTAACCTAATCTGGTTGGTTTAAAGAAGACATAAGGGGTTAGATTGGGATTAAGCTTTAAAGAGTATCTCAGGGCAGTTGTTTTGGGGGATCATTCGGCCTCAGTGGTtctagaaagtctggattccatgagcATGTGAAATTCTGTTTGGCATTCCAGCCCTTGGTTCAGGATTCATGTATAGTCTTCGTTTGACAGTGAACTCAGGAGTGCTGTTAGCATCATCTGTTCATGGAGTACTCACTGATGGGTGCTTTCTGTTCTGCTAGGCTGTCTGTGAAGCAAACCCGAACTTTGCAACTAGATGAGGATGTCCTGTGTGTCAGCTACTCTCCCAATCAGAAGCTGCTGGCTGTGTCTCTGCTGGACTGCACTGTGAAAGTTTTCTATGTCGACACTCTGAAGGTACAGTGGTTCTGCTGGAGAATGTTTTCTGCCTTCCTGACTGACCTTGGGTATCTGAGTTGAGACAGTAAAGAAGTGGTCTTGACCGTGCTCATTAGCAGCTCACTTCTGAAAATTCGTGTATGAATCAACGTCATGTTATATGTACTATGGAAACTCACATTCCAAAAGATTCCAATGGGGCATACCTTTTGTTTAAAGAAAGTTGTCTTTTACATGCTCAGCATCACTCGGATAAAAGATTCTCTAGTAGCTGAGAGTTATAAGAGCCAGGTGTGTTTTCAGTGATTCCACACATGGAGATCATTCGGCTTTCTTTCACAAGTGGAGGTGACTGGGCCCTATGACCAGAGTGTGTGTACTGGGACCTAGAGAGTAAGACTGGGGTAGACCTGGGAATATTTTTGTCCAACAAGTGCCCAAGAGCCACTTCCGGTACAAATTGCCGGAGAGTAGCATCTCTTTGCCTTCATCCGGCTGAAGCAGTAGGTTTCCAGGGGAATCCTTGGCTCCGCTGTATCACAGTATTCTTGGCCAGTGCACGCACAGTTGGGGAGTAAACAAATGACCTTAACCAACTGCCTTCAGTGGCTCtgtctttcaaaacattttcttaaagtAATCCAGCACAGTGTTTAAGTTTATGCTGTAGACCTACATGTCATAAATTAGACCTATAGCTTCATAAATGTCAATTAATTCTTTATATTCTTTTCTGTTTGTGCGTAGTTTTTTCTCTCCCTGTATGGACACAAACCTATAGCTTCATAAATGTCAATTAATTCTTTATATTCTTTTCTGTTTGTGCGTAGTTTTTTCTCTCCCTGTATGGACACAAGCTGCCTGTTCTATGCATGGACATCTCTTATGTAAGTGAAGCTTAAGTACTAAAGCAGACACTATCTCAGCCCCTGGCTTGATGCAGTTCATTTAGACATTTCATCCTTCTGGTTTATAGCTGACTTTCGCCACAGACAATCCTAAAGTAGCACAATCACACCTTAACTATTTAAACAATCCTTCTGTGTCTCCGAATACTATTTTTATAAAGTATAGCTCTGTAGAAAAACATCAAATAATTGGGTGCTCTTGGTAGAGAGATTGATTGGTGTCTGTTCGCACTGCTTTCCATATTGTGGGGAAAGGGGTTGCATGTTGGGCACTGAGGTAACGGAGCCGGGCTGCGCTCCCTTGTGTTGCAGGATGGGACACTCATAGCAACTGGCTCTGCTGACCGGAACGTGAAGATCTGGGGCCTGGACTTTGGGGACTGCCACAAGTCTCTCTTTGCACACGATGACAGGTCGGTGCTGCAGTTACCATTTCCCTTGGGTGGCTGCATCTTATAATTCAGTATTACGGGGGCTCATTGACTCATCTGACGCTTTAGAAATTGCGCTTTGAAAGCTATGCCTGGAAACCTTCTGCATCTGTGAAGCTCTTTACTAACCTAGACGTGGGTGGCATTTGACTACTTCTCTCGCACTTTTCAGTGTGATGTATCTGCAGTTTGTAGCCAAGTCTCACCTCTTCTTCACTGCTGGGAAAGACCGCAAGATCAAGCAGTGGGATGCAGACAAGTTTGAACACATTCAAACCCTGGAGGTAAGCCCTTACCCTGCTGCTTGGCTTGGTCAGTGTTTTAAAAGTACCGTTAGGGTGGAGTGCTCTTCTCCTACAGATGTGAGCAAGCCGTAGAATTCTTgctcagggttttttgttttatttctctgtCTAGGGGCATCACCAGGAAATATGGTGCTTGGCCATAAGTCCCAGTGGAGACTACGTGGTGTCATCATCTCATGACAAGTCTTTGAGACTGTGGGAGAGAACAAAGGAGCCGCTTATTCTTGAAGAAGAAAGGGAGATGGTAAGAATTTAGGCTTGGGAACAGGTGCTTGGGGAGTTTTGAATTGTTCATAGGAAAGTTCCATCTtgtcttaattccattttcccatgaactctttgaagttcATGTCTAATGTAGTCATACCTCGTTCATTACAAGTTCAAGCACTTCCATGAGATGTGCTTCTAAGACCGTTGTCACCAACTGCAGAGACAAAGATGTCATTAGtagattttattttgaaaacttcTCATTACCTTATTTTCATTTCACAGTGACCAGTGTTTTCTCGCGCACTAAGTTCTGTCTGTTTCTTAACAGGAGAGGGAAGCAGAATATGAGGAGAGTGTGGCCAAAGAAGCCCAACCAGCGGTAAGTAAAATCTTCTGGGATGACCGGAGAGTTAGCCCTGTTAGTTAAGTTGCTACACTTTACTAGAGTGTCAAGAATTTCTCATGGAATTAGAATCGGGGCTGGATGCCAAAGCCATGACCAGCTGGTGTGGGGAAGAATCTGTAGTGCTTTTTATATAAGTAATTGCATGCCCTGCTTTTATGGGGGtaagtgatttatttatttatttggtataGGCAATTGTcaatctgtcttttttttttttttttttaaggaggctTAGTTAATTCACTGTAGGACAAAAAAAGAAGAGTGAGATTTGAGAAACTGGGCATTTTCTGTACATTCCTTGGAGCAGGCTATGCTAATGATGATGCGTCTACTAAGTCCTTAACATTGTGCCTGCAACCTTCAGCAGCGCTCACCTAATGGTTGCTGGTAGTACTGCTCACATCGTCATAAATCCACCTGCCTGGCTGCTAACAGATGTAGATTAATTCTTCGCTCCTTTAATTCCTGTCAGCAAGACTCATTATTCAAGAACCTCTTTGTCTCTGGCAGGTTCCAGGGGAGACTCAAGGTGACAATTACTTTACTGGAAAGAAAACTATTGAAACCGTCAAAGCAGTAAGTTAACAAAGAATGCTGTTTCCCAGTGAGATCCACATCTTCACTAAAAGCCTTGCTGTGCGTGAGCAAAATGCCTGTTTTACAACCGAAAGTCGATTTCAAGATGGTGATCATAGCCTCTCTTTCACCCTTGTAGCCAAGGACCGGAAGAGCCTTGCATCTGTTGATCAGTGCATGGTTTCTAGGAAGGAGAGCTGAGGTCCCCTGAACGTAGCACCTGGCAGGCGTTCTGAGCTGCCCCGCTTAGGGTGTTCAGATACGGCTGTACCCGGGCGCTTCGCGCTTAGTCCCCTCCCCATACGGTTGACAAGAAAAACCCATTGCTTGGCACTCTTGACACATGTTTATTCAAAGGACTTGAGCTATTGCTCGTGGTGAATTTCCAATCGGGTCTTCTAGTTTCGGTGCCCTAGGGTGTTGGAGTGCATTCCAGTAACCACTCTTCTGTGCCATCTATGTAGGCTGAGAAGATCATGGAGGCTGTAGAGCTGTACCGAGAAGAAACTGCAAAAATAAAAGAGCACAACGCCATTTGTAAAGCCGCAGGGAAAGAGGTAAAGCTGTCCCGTTAAACAGCACTCCGAGAAATAGTGGTGTAGAGGCAATTCCCAAGAAGGAAGCCACCACGTCAGGATTTGTTCCTTGGGATCAGGACAAAAGATCAGTGTAATAGAATCTGTCTTGTAATTTAAATACTGGAGAACAAAAGAAGCCAAAGAACTGAGGAAAGAAGGGGGCGTGTCCTACAAGGGACCAATAAGAACGTAGACCCTGAGGAGGTTGCTGTGCTCAGGGTGTGGGGGCCAGGCAACCATGTCCAGGGTGAAGTGCTTATCGGCCGCTGCTTGGCCCAGACCCGTTCGTGAGGACTGAAAAGGAAAGGGCCTGCTCGATCGTCCGCCTACAATTAAGAGTCTTAGTTCTTTCTTCAAAATTGTAAGCTGTTACCACCCTACCCGTAATAAGCATTGCTTGTTTTTTTAGTGATTTGGTGTCATTTTCCTTCATAGGTTCCTCGTCCCATCAACCCCATCCTGATGGCTTACGGCAATATCTCAGTGAGTAGACTTGTCTGAATAGTTCCCCTGTGTGGCTCACGGGTGGTCTTCCAGGAAAGGAGAGGATATGAAGAGGCAATGGTTTGGGAGAATAAGTTGTCTGTAAAAATATCCCTCGAATGGTGGTGTCTTGAGGATATTTTGTCTTTCAAAAGGACTACATTGGAGTAATATCCAAGTCAGCTCCGCAACCCCACCCGaccccctgtttgtttttttgtttgtttgttttgttttacagtaTTAGCATTGTGTGTTTCCAATCTTTATGTTCAGTGTCCAACCACTGAAGGTTTCCTTCATCTAAGTGAATAATGAAATGCtaatcttggaggaaaacttgacCTTATCCGTCagaaaaaagaagggaaagagaAAGTAATGGGAAAGTGTATGTTAGCCTAGCAGTGTGTAGTTATTTAGCATTTGACCCTCGTGTCTGATTTGCATGGCAGTCATGTAACTCGGTGTCTTCCTTGCATGCATATAGAAACTGCACTGACTGCTAGCTATCGGGTAGCCAGCTGGAAGGTGACAGAGCTGGATTGCGCACCTGGCCCAGGCTAACTGCAAGCCCCGGGATCATCTTGCTATTTTAGGAAAGGGTGGCCTTCGATTCAGTAGAAACCAACCAGGAGTGTCACTAATGCTCTCActcttctcccctagccttcagcgtaTGTGTTACAGATTTTTAAAGGCGTCAAGTCCAGGTGAGTCTTAGGGCCACACAAATATCATTTACTAGTAAAGACAGTTAGCGAATGCTGATGGGAGTAGCCTTTGGAAAGCATCCAGGTGGggataaaaagaaattatttacaATGGATTGTCATCTGCTTGATAGGTTTAACTATGTGAGAATGAGAATTTTGATGCAAACTAACTCATTGTAATGTTTGAGACACTGGAACAAAGCGACTCCTAGGTGTGAAAAAGACAAATGAAAGATGGTATTCCTTTATGTCGTAAATGATGAAGTAAATTCCAAGTCCCACTTGTTACCATTTTTTACTATTCCCTTTTCTAAGTACATTCACAATTGGAATCATACTGTATAGTTTTTCCCTGCTTCCAGCAATACGATCCTGTACATTTATTCATTACATTTATATTCCTGAAAAACACACCATTAATTCAAAATACTCTATTGTATGCATAATAACTGTTGGATGTATTGCATTTTTCTCTTTGACTATTTTTTATAATGCTTctccctgccatccagctgattccaactcatagggacccaataGGATAGAGGGAGACTCCCCCTGTTgttttccgagactataactcatgaagggtgtgcagtgcctcatctctctcccagggagtggctgctggatttgaactgaaCTGTGTTTAGCTGTCCGGCACTTAACCGACTACGCCTTTGCTAACTGTAagttcagaagtttgaaacctccagctgcttcaccggagaaagacaatgctttctacTCATATACAAAGTTAACTCGGTCGGAATTGACTCATAGCATTGTGtttgaggggttttgttttggttttgaagaATGCTTCAGTGAGAAAATGGGATTATACTGGTGCGTCTATATAGATTTGAAAGAGGTTAAATGCCTGTGTTTATATCTAGACTATAAATATGTACATGAATATAGCAGAGCATACAGGGTGcacagttatgaaaacttcttagacataatcaaGCCCCTTGAGAGAGACACCAAAGTCAATTGGCAGACGATAGTTCACAAAGAG
Proteins encoded in this window:
- the WDR3 gene encoding WD repeat-containing protein 3 isoform X1, whose amino-acid sequence is MCFGGLGVRRGSPGDDIRHRSMGLTKQYLRYVASAVFGLIGSQKGNIVFVTLRGEKGRYVAVPACEHVFIWDIRKGEKILILQGLKQEVTCLCPSPDGLHLAVGYEDGSIRIFSLLSGEGNVTFNGHKAAVTTLKYDQLGGRLASGSKDTDIIVWDVINESGLYRLKGHKDAITQALFLRDKNLLVTSGKDAVVKWWDLDTQHCFKTMVGHRTEVWGLVLVSGEKRLLTGASDSELRAWDITYVQEVEDLEEPEPKKTKGSPSGIQGLQEEGDGPLALDEAPEDRILKCSKAGSIMREGRDRVVNLAVDKTGRILACHGTDSVLEVFCILSKEEIQKKMDKKMKKARKKAKLSSVQGEEEDLEVHVEMSLQDEIQRLTNIKTSAKIKSFDLIHSPQGDLKAVFLLQNNLVELYSLNPSAQTPQPVRTSRITIGGHRSDVRTLSFSSDNIAVLSAAADSVKIWNRSTLQCIRTMACDYALCSFFVPGDRQVIIGTKTGKLQLFDLASGNLLETLDAHDGAVWSMSLSPDQRGFVTGSADKSVKFWDFELVKDKNSTQKRLSVKQTRTLQLDEDVLCVSYSPNQKLLAVSLLDCTVKVFYVDTLKFFLSLYGHKLPVLCMDISYDGTLIATGSADRNVKIWGLDFGDCHKSLFAHDDSVMYLQFVAKSHLFFTAGKDRKIKQWDADKFEHIQTLEGHHQEIWCLAISPSGDYVVSSSHDKSLRLWERTKEPLILEEEREMEREAEYEESVAKEAQPAVPGETQGDNYFTGKKTIETVKAAEKIMEAVELYREETAKIKEHNAICKAAGKEVPRPINPILMAYGNISPSAYVLQIFKGVKSSELEESLLVLPFSYVPDILMLFNEFIQQGSDVELLCRCLFFLLRIHFGQITSNQMLVPVIEKLKETTISKVSQVRDVLGFNMAALDYLKRECEAQREVTFFADATNNLEEKKRKRKKRERLILTLT
- the WDR3 gene encoding WD repeat-containing protein 3 isoform X2 translates to MGLTKQYLRYVASAVFGLIGSQKGNIVFVTLRGEKGRYVAVPACEHVFIWDIRKGEKILILQGLKQEVTCLCPSPDGLHLAVGYEDGSIRIFSLLSGEGNVTFNGHKAAVTTLKYDQLGGRLASGSKDTDIIVWDVINESGLYRLKGHKDAITQALFLRDKNLLVTSGKDAVVKWWDLDTQHCFKTMVGHRTEVWGLVLVSGEKRLLTGASDSELRAWDITYVQEVEDLEEPEPKKTKGSPSGIQGLQEEGDGPLALDEAPEDRILKCSKAGSIMREGRDRVVNLAVDKTGRILACHGTDSVLEVFCILSKEEIQKKMDKKMKKARKKAKLSSVQGEEEDLEVHVEMSLQDEIQRLTNIKTSAKIKSFDLIHSPQGDLKAVFLLQNNLVELYSLNPSAQTPQPVRTSRITIGGHRSDVRTLSFSSDNIAVLSAAADSVKIWNRSTLQCIRTMACDYALCSFFVPGDRQVIIGTKTGKLQLFDLASGNLLETLDAHDGAVWSMSLSPDQRGFVTGSADKSVKFWDFELVKDKNSTQKRLSVKQTRTLQLDEDVLCVSYSPNQKLLAVSLLDCTVKVFYVDTLKFFLSLYGHKLPVLCMDISYDGTLIATGSADRNVKIWGLDFGDCHKSLFAHDDSVMYLQFVAKSHLFFTAGKDRKIKQWDADKFEHIQTLEGHHQEIWCLAISPSGDYVVSSSHDKSLRLWERTKEPLILEEEREMEREAEYEESVAKEAQPAVPGETQGDNYFTGKKTIETVKAAEKIMEAVELYREETAKIKEHNAICKAAGKEVPRPINPILMAYGNISPSAYVLQIFKGVKSSELEESLLVLPFSYVPDILMLFNEFIQQGSDVELLCRCLFFLLRIHFGQITSNQMLVPVIEKLKETTISKVSQVRDVLGFNMAALDYLKRECEAQREVTFFADATNNLEEKKRKRKKRERLILTLT